A region from the Candidatus Magasanikbacteria bacterium genome encodes:
- the nusG gene encoding transcription termination/antitermination protein NusG: protein MAKQTLDLGRRWYVLHTYSGYEENVKRNLEQRAESFDMGDKIFGVLIPKEKKIKIKGGKRNVIEEKIFPGYVLVEMIVTDDSWYVVRNTPNVTGFVGSGTTPTPIDPSEVKSLQKRMDVEDPTHKIDVNVDDSVKITDGPFKNFEGKVSEVDETRGKVKVLVSMFGRETPVELDALQIKKSN from the coding sequence ATGGCAAAACAAACCCTAGACCTTGGTCGCAGATGGTATGTATTACACACATATAGCGGATACGAGGAAAATGTAAAAAGAAACCTAGAGCAAAGAGCAGAGTCTTTTGATATGGGCGACAAAATTTTTGGTGTTTTGATTCCAAAAGAAAAGAAAATTAAAATTAAAGGTGGAAAAAGAAATGTAATTGAAGAAAAGATTTTTCCAGGATATGTCTTGGTAGAAATGATCGTGACAGATGATTCTTGGTATGTTGTAAGAAATACACCAAATGTCACTGGTTTTGTTGGTTCTGGTACTACCCCTACTCCAATTGACCCATCGGAGGTAAAATCACTTCAAAAGAGAATGGATGTGGAAGATCCTACACACAAAATTGATGTTAATGTAGACGATTCTGTAAAAATTACAGATGGGCCATTTAAAAATTTCGAAGGAAAAGTTAGTGAAGTCGATGAAACACGAGGTAAAGTTAAAGTTCTTGTTAGTATGTTTGGAAGAGAGACACCAGTTGAGCTAGACGCACTACAAATTAAAAAAAGTAACTAA
- a CDS encoding AAA family ATPase gives MTNNKIILGFTGFIASGKGTAAEYLKEKYNAPSYRFSTMLRDILDRIYVEKNRDNLIKTSEFIRSTFGEDVMAKTLGKDVENDSSNTIVVDGIRRMADIEYLTKMSGFVLIHIDANPKIRYERLVKRSENTDDQSKTYEDFLADHERSTEISIREVAKQAMEKIENSGNFEELNKQIDNIIKKYGGQN, from the coding sequence ATGACAAACAATAAAATAATTTTAGGATTTACTGGTTTTATTGCTAGTGGAAAAGGAACCGCAGCAGAATATTTAAAAGAAAAATACAATGCGCCGTCTTACAGATTTTCTACAATGCTTCGTGATATTTTAGATAGGATTTATGTAGAAAAAAATAGAGACAATCTCATAAAAACTTCAGAATTTATTAGAAGTACTTTTGGTGAAGATGTGATGGCTAAAACACTTGGAAAAGATGTGGAAAACGACTCAAGTAATACAATAGTAGTTGACGGAATTCGTAGAATGGCCGATATTGAATACCTAACAAAAATGTCTGGTTTTGTGTTAATTCATATCGATGCAAATCCAAAAATTCGCTACGAGAGATTGGTAAAAAGATCTGAAAATACAGACGACCAATCTAAAACTTACGAAGACTTTTTAGCAGACCACGAAAGATCTACAGAAATTAGTATTCGTGAAGTTGCAAAGCAGGCTATGGAAAAAATTGAAAACAGTGGAAATTTTGAAGAATTAAACAAGCAAATAGATAATATTATAAAAAAATATGGAGGTCAAAATTAA
- the dut gene encoding dUTP diphosphatase, producing MEVKIKRVDKSLPLPHYQTKGSVAFDIYTRKDISIEPKEIKMAPSNLIIETPQNFMLVIAARSSLQKRSLMLANNVGIVDQDYCGENDEISTALYNFGNETVEIKAGERIAQGIFVPIVKVNWQEVDKMSNNNRGGFGSTGI from the coding sequence ATGGAGGTCAAAATTAAAAGAGTTGACAAATCACTTCCACTTCCCCACTATCAAACTAAAGGGTCTGTTGCTTTTGATATTTATACACGAAAAGATATTTCAATTGAACCAAAAGAAATAAAAATGGCTCCAAGCAATTTGATTATTGAGACTCCACAAAATTTCATGCTTGTAATTGCAGCACGCTCTAGTCTACAGAAAAGAAGTTTAATGCTTGCAAATAATGTAGGAATAGTTGATCAAGATTATTGTGGAGAAAATGACGAGATAAGCACAGCACTTTATAATTTTGGAAATGAAACCGTAGAAATTAAAGCAGGCGAAAGAATTGCACAAGGAATTTTTGTGCCAATTGTGAAAGTAAACTGGCAAGAAGTTGATAAAATGTCTAACAATAATAGAGGTGGTTTTGGTTCAACAGGAATTTAA
- a CDS encoding pentapeptide repeat-containing protein, translating to MKKIIKEIRENGSLIAIHKWRKNNPEKKLDFSGMDLSGLNFESAELQNTNFSGANLRNICFNNTNLLNADLSNTDCTNASFIGAELMNVNAKYAIFENTDFSNSNPMNMYNKAYAIWARAKFNNKYQANQILVFIMSSWLANNPLLKIFVSYNHFEKEGSRYDPEKQKSFLTKLKSIFRR from the coding sequence GTGAAAAAAATAATCAAAGAAATTCGAGAAAATGGTAGTTTAATTGCAATACATAAATGGAGAAAAAATAATCCAGAAAAAAAACTAGATTTCTCTGGAATGGATTTGTCTGGTTTAAATTTTGAGTCTGCAGAGCTACAAAATACAAATTTTTCTGGAGCAAATTTAAGAAATATCTGTTTTAACAATACAAACTTACTTAATGCAGACCTTTCAAATACAGATTGCACAAATGCAAGTTTTATTGGTGCAGAATTAATGAATGTAAACGCAAAATACGCAATTTTTGAAAATACAGATTTTAGCAATTCCAATCCAATGAATATGTATAACAAAGCATACGCAATTTGGGCTCGCGCAAAATTTAATAATAAGTATCAAGCAAATCAAATTCTAGTTTTTATAATGTCTTCGTGGCTTGCGAACAATCCATTGCTAAAAATTTTTGTATCATACAATCATTTTGAAAAAGAAGGTAGTAGGTATGACCCCGAAAAACAAAAAAGTTTTCTAACAAAATTAAAAAGTATATTTAGAAGATAA
- the gyrB gene encoding DNA topoisomerase (ATP-hydrolyzing) subunit B — protein sequence MPKISEKKVKKNDSYGAQNITVLEGLQAVRKRPGMYIGSTGQQGLHHMIWEVVDNAFDEAMAGYCDHVIIELLPDHWISVTDNGRGIPTGLHPIKKISALELVMTTLHAGGKFDDSGYKVSGGLHGVGVSVVNALSTELTAEVHRDGKYWTQTYKIGKAKAKVKLLGKSDKTGTKITYRADSSIFETIDYNWKTIIDHLRQQSYLTKGVRVTITDSRSPEEKEKDDNAVNFLKNSHEFYFEGGIASYVKHINKNKETKHPNVFYVEKQHNDVLVELSLQYTNDYTESNFAFANNIINPDGGSHVAGFRAALTRTLNSYARDKKILREKDKNLTGDDVREGLTSIISVKIPDPQFEGQTKAKLGNPEVRPAVDSILSEHLLIFLEENPRDAEAIIGKCVLAARARNAARAARESILRKGALEGFTLPGKLADCSSRKPDNSELYIVEGDSAGGSAKQGRDRNTQAILPLRGKVLNVERARLDKILTNNELKSLIIAMGTNIGDQFNIEKLRYHKIIIMTDADVDGAHIRTLLLTLFFRYFPDLISGGFLYVAQPPLFSIKKGKKIEWFYSEEALKAKLKKDGINQAEVELEEEENDEGEEQVVKVKGKKVNIQRYKGLGEMNPDQLWNTTMNPETRTLLQITVEDAEKASEIFDILMGSEVAPRKKFIQTHAKTVTDLDV from the coding sequence ATGCCGAAAATTTCAGAAAAAAAAGTAAAAAAGAATGATTCATACGGTGCACAAAATATTACCGTTTTAGAAGGGTTGCAAGCTGTTCGCAAAAGGCCTGGGATGTATATTGGTTCCACTGGTCAACAAGGACTTCACCATATGATTTGGGAAGTTGTAGACAACGCATTCGACGAAGCAATGGCTGGTTATTGTGATCATGTTATCATTGAGCTTTTGCCAGATCACTGGATTTCTGTGACAGACAATGGTCGTGGAATTCCAACAGGACTTCACCCAATCAAAAAAATAAGCGCTTTGGAGCTTGTAATGACCACTCTTCACGCTGGTGGTAAATTTGACGACAGCGGATACAAAGTTTCTGGTGGTTTGCATGGTGTAGGTGTTTCTGTTGTAAATGCTTTATCCACAGAATTAACAGCCGAAGTTCACCGAGACGGAAAATATTGGACACAAACATACAAAATAGGTAAAGCGAAAGCAAAGGTAAAACTATTGGGCAAATCCGACAAAACAGGAACAAAAATTACTTACAGAGCAGACTCCAGTATTTTTGAAACTATAGACTACAACTGGAAAACAATAATAGATCACTTACGACAACAATCTTATCTTACAAAAGGTGTTCGCGTGACAATTACAGACAGCAGATCCCCAGAAGAAAAAGAAAAAGATGATAATGCTGTAAATTTTTTAAAAAATAGTCACGAATTTTATTTTGAAGGTGGAATTGCTAGTTATGTAAAACACATAAATAAAAATAAAGAGACAAAACATCCAAATGTTTTTTATGTAGAAAAACAACACAATGATGTTTTAGTAGAACTTTCACTTCAATATACAAATGACTATACAGAATCAAATTTTGCTTTTGCAAACAATATAATCAATCCAGACGGAGGTTCTCATGTTGCAGGTTTTAGAGCTGCACTTACCAGAACCTTAAACTCTTATGCTAGAGACAAAAAAATACTAAGAGAAAAAGATAAAAATTTAACTGGGGACGATGTACGAGAAGGTTTAACATCTATTATCTCGGTTAAAATTCCAGATCCACAGTTTGAAGGACAGACAAAAGCAAAACTTGGAAATCCAGAAGTAAGACCTGCAGTGGACTCTATTTTGTCAGAACATTTATTGATTTTTCTAGAAGAAAATCCGCGTGATGCAGAGGCAATAATTGGAAAATGTGTACTCGCTGCCAGAGCAAGAAATGCAGCGCGAGCAGCCAGAGAATCTATTCTTCGCAAAGGAGCATTAGAGGGTTTTACACTGCCAGGAAAACTTGCAGACTGTTCGAGTAGAAAACCAGATAATTCAGAATTGTACATTGTAGAGGGAGATTCTGCGGGTGGTAGTGCCAAACAAGGAAGAGACAGAAATACTCAGGCCATTCTACCTCTTCGTGGAAAAGTTTTAAATGTGGAAAGAGCAAGATTGGATAAAATACTTACAAACAACGAATTGAAATCTCTTATCATTGCAATGGGTACAAATATTGGAGATCAATTTAATATAGAAAAATTGCGCTATCACAAAATTATAATTATGACCGATGCGGATGTAGACGGTGCGCATATTAGAACACTTCTTTTAACATTGTTCTTTAGATATTTCCCAGATCTTATATCTGGTGGGTTTTTATATGTAGCTCAACCACCTCTTTTTAGTATTAAAAAGGGTAAAAAAATAGAATGGTTTTATTCCGAAGAAGCCTTAAAAGCAAAGCTTAAAAAAGACGGAATAAACCAAGCAGAAGTTGAGCTTGAAGAAGAAGAAAATGACGAAGGAGAAGAGCAAGTAGTAAAAGTAAAAGGTAAAAAAGTAAATATTCAAAGGTATAAAGGTTTGGGAGAAATGAATCCAGATCAACTTTGGAACACCACAATGAATCCAGAAACAAGAACTTTATTACAAATTACTGTAGAAGATGCAGAAAAAGCAAGTGAAATCTTTGATATTCTAATGGGAAGCGAGGTTGCTCCTCGTAAAAAATTTATACAAACTCACGCAAAAACTGTGACAGATTTGGACGTGTAA
- the rplK gene encoding 50S ribosomal protein L11: protein MAKKVLSQIKLQIKGGAANPAPPVGPALGQHGLNIQEFCTQFNNATADRKGEIVPVIIDVYEDRSFSFITKVAPASALIKQTLKLKSGSSNPLKDKVAKLSNAQLKEIAEKKMPDLNTNDVNQAMKIIAGTARQMGIETEI from the coding sequence ATGGCAAAGAAAGTATTATCACAAATAAAATTACAAATTAAAGGTGGAGCAGCAAACCCTGCGCCTCCAGTTGGGCCAGCATTGGGACAACATGGATTAAATATCCAAGAATTCTGTACTCAATTTAACAACGCAACAGCAGACAGAAAAGGAGAAATTGTGCCTGTTATTATAGATGTTTACGAAGATAGATCTTTTAGTTTTATTACAAAAGTTGCCCCAGCAAGCGCACTAATAAAACAAACCTTAAAACTAAAAAGTGGTTCAAGTAACCCTTTGAAAGATAAAGTAGCCAAATTGAGTAATGCTCAATTAAAAGAAATCGCAGAAAAGAAAATGCCAGACTTGAACACAAATGATGTAAACCAAGCAATGAAAATTATTGCTGGGACTGCGAGACAAATGGGTATTGAAACAGAAATCTAA
- the rplA gene encoding 50S ribosomal protein L1: protein MSKRMQELSEKIDKTKVYTIEEAVALVKETSNVKFDASVEVHTNLGINPKKSDQQIRTTMTLPHGTGKTKKIAAFVGPNDEAEAKEAGADFIYGEEEIQKIKTSGKIEFEVAISTPEMMPKLAMVARVLGPRGLMPNPKTGTVGPNVKEMIADLKKGKVSFKNDDTSNIHQTIGKVSFDDTKIVENFNYFMETLKKVKPTSSKGTYIKSLYITSSMGPSIKVESPL from the coding sequence ATGTCAAAAAGAATGCAAGAATTATCAGAAAAGATCGATAAAACAAAAGTTTACACAATAGAAGAAGCTGTTGCTTTAGTAAAGGAAACTAGCAATGTAAAATTTGATGCTTCGGTAGAAGTTCACACAAACTTAGGAATTAATCCTAAAAAAAGTGATCAGCAAATTCGTACCACAATGACACTTCCTCACGGAACTGGAAAAACAAAGAAAATTGCAGCTTTTGTAGGACCAAACGATGAAGCAGAGGCAAAAGAAGCTGGAGCTGACTTTATCTATGGAGAAGAAGAAATTCAAAAAATTAAAACTAGTGGAAAAATTGAATTTGAAGTAGCTATCTCAACACCAGAAATGATGCCAAAACTGGCAATGGTTGCTCGTGTTTTGGGACCACGTGGACTTATGCCAAATCCAAAAACTGGAACAGTTGGACCAAATGTAAAAGAAATGATTGCAGACCTTAAAAAAGGTAAAGTTTCTTTCAAAAATGACGATACTTCAAACATACACCAAACAATTGGTAAAGTAAGTTTTGACGATACCAAAATAGTTGAAAACTTCAACTACTTTATGGAAACTTTAAAAAAAGTTAAACCAACATCCTCAAAAGGTACATATATAAAATCTTTATATATTACGAGTAGCATGGGGCCAAGTATAAAAGTTGAAAGTCCGCTTTAA
- the secE gene encoding preprotein translocase subunit SecE encodes MLKAIKKLKKYLIDSSREMKKVTWPTKKQTKNYTIIVIALSLGIMIFFAILDYLFDIILKTII; translated from the coding sequence ATGTTAAAAGCAATCAAAAAGCTAAAAAAATACCTTATTGACTCAAGTCGTGAAATGAAAAAAGTGACTTGGCCAACAAAAAAACAAACTAAAAACTACACTATTATTGTAATAGCGCTTAGTCTTGGAATTATGATTTTCTTTGCTATTTTAGATTACTTATTCGACATTATTTTAAAAACAATTATTTAA
- the thyA gene encoding thymidylate synthase, whose translation MKQYLDIVKNVLENGEKKENRTGVDTIAVAGAFFQHDMSKGFPMLTTKRVPIRLVSSELEFFIKGLTDKQWLQDRNNHIWDEWAYPKKAPYGHSEEAKKKMREERDLGAIYGFQWRNFNAPYDHHTSDYSGKGVDQLKNVVDKLKTNPHDRRMIVSAWNPTMINEMALPPCHYAFQVTVINGKLNLLWNQRSVDVMLGLPFNIASYALLLHLLAKESGFEEGRLIGFLADTHIYENHINGAKEQLTRDVTKFQLPKIETENFSSIFDWQYTDTKLSNYQSYPRIKFDIAV comes from the coding sequence ATGAAACAATATTTAGATATAGTAAAAAATGTATTGGAAAATGGAGAAAAAAAGGAAAACAGAACAGGAGTGGATACTATTGCGGTTGCTGGAGCTTTTTTCCAGCACGATATGTCCAAAGGTTTTCCAATGTTGACAACAAAAAGAGTACCTATCAGACTTGTCTCTAGTGAATTGGAATTTTTTATAAAAGGATTGACAGACAAACAGTGGTTGCAAGATAGAAACAACCACATTTGGGACGAATGGGCTTACCCAAAAAAAGCACCGTACGGACATAGCGAAGAAGCAAAGAAGAAAATGCGAGAAGAAAGAGATTTGGGTGCAATTTATGGATTTCAGTGGAGAAATTTCAATGCTCCGTACGACCACCACACCAGCGATTATTCTGGAAAAGGTGTAGATCAACTTAAAAATGTAGTTGACAAACTAAAAACAAACCCACATGACCGCAGAATGATAGTGTCGGCTTGGAATCCTACAATGATAAATGAAATGGCTCTTCCGCCTTGCCACTATGCTTTTCAAGTGACAGTGATAAACGGAAAATTAAATCTACTCTGGAATCAGCGTTCTGTGGATGTTATGCTTGGGCTTCCTTTTAATATTGCGAGTTATGCCTTACTATTACATTTGCTCGCCAAAGAATCTGGTTTTGAAGAAGGTCGTCTAATTGGGTTTTTGGCAGATACTCATATTTATGAAAATCATATAAATGGAGCAAAAGAACAATTAACACGCGATGTAACTAAATTCCAATTACCAAAAATAGAAACAGAAAATTTTTCATCTATTTTTGACTGGCAGTATACAGATACAAAACTTTCCAACTACCAAAGTTATCCACGAATTAAATTTGATATAGCAGTTTAA
- a CDS encoding cytidine/deoxycytidylate deaminase family protein codes for MEEKNRYIRPSWDEYFMDIAKAVATRATCDRGRSGCVIAKDKQILVTGYVGSPRSIPHCDEIGHQFKTIIHEDGSQSQHCLRTTHAEQNAIVQAAKRGVAIENATLYCKMTPCSTCAKMIINSGIKKVVCEKKYHRGAESEDMFRRVGISLNYFEETVEKYDKQ; via the coding sequence ATGGAAGAAAAAAATAGATATATAAGACCTAGCTGGGACGAATATTTTATGGATATTGCAAAAGCTGTGGCAACAAGAGCGACTTGCGATAGAGGAAGGTCTGGCTGTGTAATCGCAAAGGATAAGCAAATTTTAGTGACAGGCTATGTTGGCTCTCCACGCAGTATTCCTCATTGCGACGAAATTGGACATCAATTTAAAACTATAATTCACGAAGATGGAAGTCAGAGTCAACATTGTTTGCGCACAACTCACGCAGAGCAAAATGCTATAGTTCAAGCTGCAAAAAGAGGTGTGGCGATTGAAAACGCAACACTTTACTGCAAAATGACACCGTGTTCTACTTGCGCTAAAATGATTATAAATTCTGGTATAAAAAAAGTTGTTTGTGAGAAAAAATATCACCGCGGTGCAGAAAGCGAAGATATGTTTAGGCGTGTTGGAATTTCACTAAATTACTTCGAAGAAACAGTAGAAAAATATGACAAACAATAA
- a CDS encoding NAD(P)-binding domain-containing protein: MLKKLNCSFFGVMTSFTKYLKTQLKSHKITVVSKIIDIEKLDKKTEVLGVFVDSKVDKEVFQNLPNLKLIVTMSTGFDHIDLAEAKKRKIPVCNVPTYGENTVAEHTISLILALSRQLFHSIDRVKEGNYDYHGLRGFDIKGKTIGVIGTGHIGQHVIKRLAGFEAEIIAFDLFPKPELETDFNFRYVKKLDELLKKSDIITLHLPLFPETYHLINKKNIKKIKKGAYIINTARGGLVEPEALVWGLESGRIAGAGLDVLEDEQIAKDPSNIFYSETGERGGLSMNMIKDEKVIKNSLLNNMLIDHPNVIITPHNAFNSTEAIERIINTTAENIDSFANGKVINDVTKKK, from the coding sequence ATGTTAAAAAAATTAAACTGCTCATTTTTTGGAGTAATGACAAGTTTTACAAAATACCTAAAAACTCAACTTAAAAGTCATAAGATAACGGTTGTTAGTAAAATTATAGATATAGAAAAGTTAGATAAAAAAACAGAAGTTTTAGGCGTTTTTGTAGATTCAAAAGTAGATAAAGAAGTTTTTCAAAATTTACCAAACCTAAAATTAATTGTCACAATGTCCACTGGTTTTGACCATATAGATTTGGCAGAGGCAAAAAAGCGTAAAATTCCTGTCTGTAATGTGCCGACTTATGGTGAAAATACTGTTGCAGAACATACTATTTCTTTGATTCTTGCGCTTTCTCGCCAACTTTTTCACTCTATAGACCGAGTAAAAGAAGGTAATTATGATTATCACGGATTGCGTGGTTTTGACATAAAAGGAAAGACAATTGGTGTTATTGGAACTGGTCATATTGGTCAACATGTTATAAAAAGACTAGCTGGTTTTGAAGCTGAAATTATTGCTTTTGATTTATTTCCAAAACCAGAATTAGAAACTGACTTCAATTTTCGTTATGTAAAAAAACTAGACGAATTATTAAAAAAATCTGATATAATTACACTACATCTTCCACTATTTCCAGAGACTTACCACCTCATAAATAAGAAAAACATTAAAAAAATTAAAAAAGGAGCTTATATTATAAACACAGCTCGCGGTGGACTTGTCGAACCAGAAGCTTTGGTTTGGGGATTGGAGAGTGGTAGAATTGCTGGTGCTGGTTTGGATGTTTTGGAAGATGAACAAATTGCAAAAGACCCATCAAATATTTTTTATTCAGAAACCGGTGAGCGTGGTGGACTAAGTATGAATATGATAAAAGACGAAAAAGTGATCAAAAACAGTCTTTTAAATAATATGCTGATAGATCACCCAAATGTAATTATCACACCTCACAATGCTTTTAATAGCACAGAAGCAATAGAGAGAATAATAAACACCACAGCCGAAAACATAGACTCATTTGCCAATGGAAAAGTCATAAATGATGTAACAAAGAAAAAATAA
- a CDS encoding dihydrofolate reductase — translation MIALMSAVSENNCIGVSGDLPWNIPGDMKLFKKYTTGNVVIMGRKTWESLPEKFRPLPNRKNIIITRQPDYKAPEEVAVYSDIKKAIQAHKNEKVFIIGGGEIYKQSIDLADTLYITKVHRTIDVCDTFFPKIDETKWKITEEEKMGEISFLTYEK, via the coding sequence ATGATCGCATTAATGTCAGCCGTAAGTGAAAACAATTGTATAGGAGTAAGTGGTGATTTGCCGTGGAATATTCCTGGAGATATGAAATTATTCAAAAAATATACAACAGGAAATGTGGTAATAATGGGGCGAAAAACTTGGGAATCTCTACCAGAAAAATTTCGCCCACTTCCAAACAGAAAAAATATTATAATAACTAGGCAACCAGATTATAAAGCACCAGAAGAGGTGGCGGTTTATTCTGATATCAAAAAAGCTATACAAGCTCACAAAAATGAAAAAGTTTTTATAATTGGCGGTGGCGAAATTTACAAACAGTCTATAGATTTGGCCGATACACTTTATATCACAAAAGTTCACCGAACAATAGATGTGTGCGATACTTTTTTCCCAAAAATAGACGAGACAAAATGGAAAATAACAGAAGAAGAAAAAATGGGAGAAATTTCTTTTTTAACTTATGAAAAATAA